A single window of Rhipicephalus microplus isolate Deutch F79 chromosome 5, USDA_Rmic, whole genome shotgun sequence DNA harbors:
- the LOC142817250 gene encoding glycerophosphodiester phosphodiesterase 1-like, with amino-acid sequence MAWQYACILLVVACIVTILSSLPPVKDEAAVQAIFGRGDGGNSSRLPPLFAHRGAARYAPEYTLGAIQAAREKKADGIELDLSFTRDNVGVLFYDDSLERTTSGDGVLAHTSFADLRQLDAATKNPYAKNCRGCAHVPTLEEGIQECLRQGLRFIVHVKRYDDRAVALLAVLFSQRPELYSQGLVSSPNPYFIYALRLQNPDIVTALTWRPGLLAYKDAGKLRPRYDTNVTHYEAVFADWIFEQALNWGLLHYVTGASAVLVWKDNLNVDSVRMWRDRGVHVIAWTPNKRLEQDYFRRVLRVPIVTDSLGRGGRRKAIATASSWWPGTHPLSAIWTRTIPDQYQCVT; translated from the coding sequence ATGGCCTGGCAATACGCGTGTATCCTTCTGGTGGTTGCGTGTATCGTCACGATCTTGTCTTCTCTGCCCCCCGTCAAAGATGAGGCCGCCGTGCAAGCCATCTTCGGCAGAGGCGACGGCGGAAACAGCTCGCGACTGCCGCCCCTGTTCGCCCACCGCGGTGCTGCGCGCTACGCGCCGGAATACACCCTGGGCGCAATACAGGCGGCGCGCGAGAAAAAGGCCGACGGCATCGAGCTAGACCTGTCCTTCACCCGCGACAACGTCGGAGTCCTCTTCTACGACGACAGCCTCGAGCGCACGACGAGCGGTGACGGAGTCCTGGCACACACGTCTTTCGCGGACCTGCGACAGCTGGACGCCGCCACAAAGAACCCGTACGCCAAGAACTGCCGCGGCTGCGCTCACGTTCCAACGCTCGAAGAAGGCATCCAGGAGTGCCTTCGCCAAGGACTGCGGTTCATCGTCCACGTCAAGAGGTACGACGACCGCGCCGTGGCGCTGCTTGCCGTACTGTTCAGCCAGCGACCCGAACTGTACAGCCAAGGGCTCGTCTCCTCGCCCAACCCGTATTTCATTTACGCCCTGAGGCTTCAAAACCCTGACATCGTTACGGCGCTGACCTGGCGACCCGGGTTACTGGCCTACAAGGACGCTGGAAAGTTGCGTCCTCGCTACGACACGAACGTGACGCATTACGAGGCGGTCTTCGCCGACTGGATTTTCGAACAGGCTCTCAACTGGGGCCTGCTTCATTACGTGACCGGTGCCTCCGCCGTGCTTGTGTGGAAGGATAACCTGAACGTCGACAGCGTGCGCATGTGGCGTGACCGCGGCGTGCACGTGATCGCCTGGACGCCGAACAAGCGTTTAGAGCAGGACTACTTCCGACGCGTTCTACGAGTGCCCATCGTGACGGACTCGCTGGGGCGAGGAGGTAGGCGTAAGGCGATAGCTACGGCTTCTTCTTGGTGGCCTGGGACTCATCCGTTGTCGGCGATCTGGACCCGAACCATCCCAGACCAGTACCAATGCGTGACATGA